The following nucleotide sequence is from Hevea brasiliensis isolate MT/VB/25A 57/8 chromosome 7, ASM3005281v1, whole genome shotgun sequence.
TCAGCTATGCGTGCAAGGTTATTGATAATGCACTGCCACAAGGACTCTCTTCTTTTCATTGATATATCCTTTCTCAATTAATGCAAGAGATGAGTGTTTCCTAATTGGGTTCCCATTACGAATCCCAATTGGATGTGGAAATATcgagacatatatatatatatatatatatatatatatatatatatataaaattattcccGATCACCTTCTTCTTTCCCAACCCTTCAATATGACGCCACCGCCTATTTCCTCAGTTTACAGCCAAGTACCTTACAGCTACTCTACAGAAACGTCGTTGCATGGCTGGGCTAACATTACATGGTTATGGTGGTGGATTCCAGCGGCAGTGGCACTAGTGCCCCTTGTATTCTTTCTGCGGTATTTCAGTAACCGTCCTGATGGAATTCGTGATATTGAAAGCGGATTAGTACAGAATGAAGTTAATCAGCCGGCGCTGGAAGTGGCAGCTGCACCTACCAAGCCAGGGCTAACAGGTCAGGCCTTAGAAGAAGCATTCCCGACCTTTGCTCATGGGAAAATCGTGGATAGATGTGAGTGTGGAGTTTGTTTAgaggaattcaaagaaggagaCAAGTGCAGGATGCTTCTTCATTCTTGCAGCCATATGTTCCATGACGCTTGCATTGATCCATGGCTTTCTAAGGACAATACCTGCCCAATTTGTCGTGTCGTTTTGTTCTAGTGGCTTCAGTTGTTTTTTTTGTTGCCAGTCCTTAGTAGCTTAGTTACAGAGCAATTTTTCGAAGTAGGGTTTTgtacttcttttttttctttctacacAAATATTTTTGGATAAATTACTAAAAGATGCTCATATTTTGACAAAATTATTACTTAATCCCTATTATTCTTAAtccaattaaatttataaaatcaaaCTCTTTATTCCTTCTGTTAAATTGAGTATCTATACCTTTTACttcatataattttaattattcataCGATTTAATACTTATAATTTGAGTAGCTTTTTCAAAATATTgtgattatttttaattttttgcttGCTTAAAGGCCTTTGTTTATCCTGTACTTTGAATTAATAAATGTAAATACTAAATAATTTGCtttatataaaaagaaaacaatatCTGAAGTTTAGCTTACATACAAAACAAATCAGAAGATAGGAAACCAGCAAAAGAAAGAATTTACAAGTGCTTCATGAGATTCCAACTTGGGCCAAGATAACAGATTTAGTTATTGCTACATCTATGTGGTTAATCATAAACTGCAAAGCCTGTGACTGAATATATCAATGCAGTTCATCACCTGGGGACAAAAATGATCAGCTGCCCATTATAAAGAATAAGAATTAAGAGCACACTGAAGCTTTTTTTTTTCGTATAGAAGCCTTGTTTGGATTGGCCTAGAAATTAGAATTCAACTAGAACTAGCATAACATTGTGGACCACAGGCAATCCAAGCTTCAGCTACTTCAGCTTATGTGAATGCCCTTCTAAATGCCATCCAAAAGAGTACTAATAGCTTCAAAAATGAGTGCAGCTAAATTCTCATCAGGAGCAGTGATAACAGTTCTTGTTGCTCTAACTTCTATCAATGCTTTGTTTGGACCATGTATTTGTATGATCCCGACACTATCTGATTCAGCATCATTCAAGCCTTGTTCTATAGATCCACTAATCCCCATCTTTGACAATATGGTGAGAAGCTTCCCCATATCAAGCAAACCCCAATACAGTAGTGGTCTATTCTGTGAGGTGTCTGACACTTTGTTCCCAGAAACCAACCAATGTTTGCTCTCATCTATGAGTAGCTGTCCTTCCAGTCTTGTGACATCCATATTATTCTGTACCAGCTTTCTCCAACAGAATCGATTAGCCAAGTTTGTCGAAATTTCTAGATCCACATTGTCTTTAAAGCTTTGTATATCTAGTGTTTCATTTTCATTGTAGTACAAGACTGAAAATGAATGTGAATTCAACTTTGAAACATTGATCTGCTGCTTCAAAACCTCTGGAAACTATGTTTTGCAGAAAAGAGGAGGACAACGAGCTTAATAAACAGAGTTAAAAGGTTGGGGTGTGTGGTGTGTGGTTGTGTAGGGGTGGTGGTGCGTGGTGTgcggggggagagagagagagagagagagagagagacttaaTATAGCATTACATAGAGAGGACGATAACTGGATTGTGATTACCATAACTATCTTTGGCTGCAATATCTTCAGCAAAGGTTGAGCTTTCGTCATCCTGGTAATCAAATATCATGTTGAAAGTCATTAACAGGATATTTAAAATAGTTTAAACATTTACAACGGAGCAATATGTCAATTTTCCCCAGTTCAATTATTAAATAAACTAGGATGTGTACTAGAACATTCATTTTGGGAAGGTCCTAATATGAACAAGACAAATTGCTTGGATAAATTATTTCTAGTTTCAAACATACTGATTTTTCAGTGCTTTGGTCTCTTTTGCAGGATGAAGATAGCCCAAAAGTTACTaaagaaattggagaaaaaaatttATAGAATAATGCTTATGACTATTAAGCTGATATATTTTGGAAGCTGCAGAAAAGGGTATCAAATCCAGCAGGGTCTCCTCTCTGCATATGAAACAtggtccttcaacatcaaagcaaTAGATGTTGCTTCTGAAGCAATGCAGGCCACAAAAAAATAACTTCCCTTGAGCAAAACAGAAACAAGTTTGACAGAAATGGCATCATAAAGCAAACCATGCCCGATTATCCACCACCATCAATTTTCACAAACTGGATACATTCAATGGAACTAAACTTGAACAGAAAAATATAACCTTACCGTATTCCAGAAAGAAATGAACAATGTAGAACCTTCATTGCTATTGGCTTGAAAGGCAAGAGAGCCATATCAGCATCCAATCCATCCTGCAAATTATAAATTCCTTAAGCCATTTCTTTAATCAACAACAACAAATAATTGTACCTTTAATTTCAGTTAAGAAGAATGAAGAGAATTCTAACTCTAAGAATGTAATTAGGAAACACATTTCGTAAGTCATTAGAAAATATAGAGTACTTGGGCACCTCTAAAACAAGTAAAGAGTTTCGATCCCCACACCAACGACGAAGCAAATGAACAATAGGACCAAGCCGCAGACTCCAGTGAGGAGCAAAAATAATGCATGGTTCCTGCCAATTGGCTCTAACCACAAAAATGTtagtttgagaagtgaaaattactGTTCAGCTATCATTGCAAGGTCATTGATAATGCACTACCATAAGAACTCTTCTTT
It contains:
- the LOC110640709 gene encoding RING-H2 finger protein ATL39 is translated as MTPPPISSVYSQVPYSYSTETSLHGWANITWLWWWIPAAVALVPLVFFLRYFSNRPDGIRDIESGLVQNEVNQPALEVAAAPTKPGLTGQALEEAFPTFAHGKIVDRCECGVCLEEFKEGDKCRMLLHSCSHMFHDACIDPWLSKDNTCPICRVVLF